The nucleotide sequence GGTGCCAGGCGATCACGTCGTACGTTCCGGGGGGAAGATCCGGGATCGTAAAGCTCCCGTCGGCGCCGGTAACGGCAAAATACGGATTTCCGACGGCCATGCCCCATGACTGCATGAAGTCATGCACGCCGCATTGGGTGCGGAAAATATAATGATTCTTTCGAAGAACGATCTCTTTGGAAGCGACGCTTTGAGGAATCATCGGCTTATTGAACATCTCGAAGGTGTAATCATCCCGAAGCGTATAGGCCTGGAGATCGTGCGTGACCGGATCCTTGTTCACGATCCGAATCGGATATTGATTTCGAATCGGGATCACAAAGGGTCCGACTTGACAGGTATCGAGCGATATTTCCGGGGTGTAATCAAACCTCTTCCCCCGTGGAACCCCCACGACCGCAACCACAACATTCTGGAACCCGCCGTCGGGTGAAACTTGGAACTCCTTCAAAAGCCGGTTCCCCTTGCCGTCCGAGATCCGGGAACAGAAATCGATATTGGGGGAGAAGACCATATGAAAGATCCGGGCCGGCGGGGGCGTCCCGTTCAGAACGACCTTTCCCGTGATGCTTCCTCCCGAGGTCACCGCGACTTCTTCGTATCCCAAACCGGAGGAAGGGACACCCAGAACCAAAACCCCCAGTAAAACCGTCGTCCTAAAACCGCCATACCATTTCGAGATCATGGTTCATTCATCCGTGCAATACGGGCCTTCACAACCCATGAGATGATGTTCGGGTTTGGCCTCGGGCCCCATCCGGTATTTGTCCTGCCGCTCATAG is from Nitrospiria bacterium and encodes:
- a CDS encoding carboxypeptidase-like regulatory domain-containing protein translates to MISKWYGGFRTTVLLGVLVLGVPSSGLGYEEVAVTSGGSITGKVVLNGTPPPARIFHMVFSPNIDFCSRISDGKGNRLLKEFQVSPDGGFQNVVVAVVGVPRGKRFDYTPEISLDTCQVGPFVIPIRNQYPIRIVNKDPVTHDLQAYTLRDDYTFEMFNKPMIPQSVASKEIVLRKNHYIFRTQCGVHDFMQSWGMAVGNPYFAVTGADGSFTIPDLPPGTYDVIAWHPYMKVQAQKVTVPADGKVTLNFQFETSEVHIPLYNLQTRYRLQTALEKIPLKPPAVELQVP